A window of Synechococcus sp. MEDNS5 contains these coding sequences:
- the lipB gene encoding lipoyl(octanoyl) transferase LipB yields MPRPIGNLETTTDSGTGSAAFLFQPAHLVPFAQAWAWQRCWQERLLKESEGLDSSQAGAVWLLQHPPCYTLGRGASEAHLLFDPEHPPAPLHRIDRGGEVTHHSPGQLVIYPVLDLHRHRMDLHWYLRQLEHVVIDVLAELGLKGERFPGLTGVWLDQCKVAAIGVGCRRWITQHGVALNVCCAMEGFEAVVPCGIAGRAVGRLSDWIPGLSVSEVQPLVCEALAARFGLRWKDTPSTAIAEGRGW; encoded by the coding sequence GTGCCTCGTCCTATCGGCAACCTAGAGACGACGACCGATTCCGGAACAGGGTCTGCGGCATTTCTTTTCCAGCCGGCGCACCTGGTGCCTTTTGCACAGGCCTGGGCTTGGCAGCGCTGTTGGCAGGAGCGCTTGTTGAAAGAGTCTGAGGGCCTCGATTCTTCGCAGGCAGGAGCCGTTTGGCTGCTGCAGCATCCTCCCTGTTACACCCTGGGGCGTGGTGCATCGGAAGCTCACCTCCTCTTCGATCCTGAGCACCCCCCTGCCCCTCTGCACCGCATCGATCGCGGCGGGGAGGTCACCCATCACAGTCCCGGTCAACTTGTGATTTATCCGGTGCTGGATCTCCACCGCCACCGCATGGATCTGCATTGGTACTTGCGTCAGCTGGAGCATGTGGTGATCGATGTGCTGGCTGAGCTCGGTCTCAAAGGCGAGCGATTCCCCGGACTCACAGGGGTCTGGCTCGATCAGTGCAAGGTGGCGGCCATCGGTGTGGGGTGCAGGCGCTGGATCACCCAACACGGGGTTGCTCTAAATGTGTGTTGCGCCATGGAGGGGTTTGAGGCTGTTGTTCCCTGCGGCATCGCCGGGCGGGCCGTGGGACGTCTCAGCGATTGGATTCCCGGCTTGAGCGTCTCTGAGGTGCAACCCCTTGTTTGTGAGGCGTTGGCAGCACGGTTCGGCCTGCGCTGGAAGGACACTCCGAGCACGGCGATTGCCGAAGGTCGAGGTTGGTGA